The stretch of DNA AGATTCGTCATACCCGTCTCCAAGAGGGGGGCATGATGCCACAACTCATTGTTATCAGGCAAGCATTGGGATGGCGCTTTCTAAGAGAGGCACAGAGGAATATCAATCACCCATTGAGGGGACAAGAGAACTGGACAGAGAGTTCCTATTCTGAGAATGCATTACGGTGAGGGGGCGAGAGATGGCGCCGGGCGTTTGCGAACGAGGAAGACGCCTACCACAAGCACCATGATCACGGCGACGTTCAGGCCCACGTCCATCAGGTACTGATAGAACTGGGTCTCGCTCATGCTCGGCAGATGCGAGAGTTCGGCGCTCGCCGTTAGTACGCGTCTCGTGCAGGCGATGATACCGACGGCCAGGTACGGCTCTAGGTCGAGCACTTCTGTCTGGAGAAACCTGATCACGGTTCGGAACAGCTCGAGCAAGATGATGACGAGCAAGAGATCGTTCAATAACTTCAAGCCGGACTGCAACAGACCGACTTGGCCGGCTTTCGTGATGAAGATGAACCAGGCATGGGCAAAAATCAGCATCCCGAGGACCAGGAGGCTGAAGCCAGCGGTGAGGTAACCGAGTCGGTCGAGCCATTCCATGACCCCGCACCAGCGCTTCATGACCTCTTTTCGGTCCTGCATTGATCCCTCCGTTCAATACGGTTAAGCCGTGCCCGATGGCCCCGTCTCTCGTGGCTCAGGGACTCGCATGGGATTGTATTTGAGTTCTTTGACGGAACTCGCCGTGAGGGAATGACCACAACAACGGATTTCCTTAAACCCCGCGCCACCATCCATGATCATCACGCGAAGGCCGCAGGAGTCTGGATAGAGGATCTTCTCATCGATGATCACAGCGATCGGTAAGGTTCCTTTTCTTCGGCCAGTACGCTGTCCCACCTCGGGAACAATGTCCTCGTCGGTCAGCTCGTGGTCGCAGCAGACGATTTTTTCAAAGCCCGCGCCTCCGCCCATGA from Nitrospiraceae bacterium encodes:
- a CDS encoding phosphate-starvation-inducible PsiE family protein; this translates as MQDRKEVMKRWCGVMEWLDRLGYLTAGFSLLVLGMLIFAHAWFIFITKAGQVGLLQSGLKLLNDLLLVIILLELFRTVIRFLQTEVLDLEPYLAVGIIACTRRVLTASAELSHLPSMSETQFYQYLMDVGLNVAVIMVLVVGVFLVRKRPAPSLAPSP